The sequence below is a genomic window from Rhodothermales bacterium.
GGCCGGGTGATCGAGGTCGACTACAGCGCCTGGCGCCGGCCGGCCCTGTTCGACCTGATCCAGCGGCTCGGGAATGTGCCCGAGGACGACATGCGCCGCACGTTCAACCTGGGGATCGGACTCATCGCCGTCGTCGCGCCCTCCGACGAGCGCGCGGTGGTTGAGACGCTCCGTGCACTGGGCGAATCGCCGGTCGTCATCGGCGGCGTCCGTTGAACAGTCGGCCCGCTCGGCCGTATCAACACCTGCCTGACGCGCGCCCACCGCGGCCGTCAGAAACCGGCACTACCCCACGATCATGGTATCCCTCGTTCTTATCCTTGGGCTCAGTTACCTCGCCGGCTCGATACCGGGCAGCCTCTGGGTCGGCCAATGGATCTATGGCGTCGACCTGCGCGCGCACGGCAGCGGGAATCCCGGTGCGACGAACGCGTTTCGCGTGCTCGGCTGGAAGGCGGGTCTGCTTGCCACCCTCGTCGACATGGGCAAGGGCGTACTCGCCGCCGGCCTGATCGCGGGGCTCCGGATCGGGGCCCTGCCGGATTTCCTGGCCGACCACGCGTTGTTTCTCCGGCTCGGAGCCGGCCTGGCGGCCGTGATCGGGCACATGTATCCCGTGTTCGCCGGCTTCAAGGGCGGCAAGGGCGTCAACACGGCGGCCGGCATCCTGCTCGCGATCACCCCGTGGAATTTTGTCATCGTCCTCGCCACCTTCGCCTTCGTCCTGTGGCGGACGAAATACGTGTCGCTCTCGTCGATGACGGGCGCCGCCGCGTACCCCGTCTCGCTGCTCGTCATGCGGTATGGGCTGGGATGGACCGAAATCGGCACGCCGCTGATCGTTTTTGGGGCCGTGCTGGCGCTGGGCGTGCTGGCGCATACGTCCAACATAAAACGGTTGCTCAAGGGGACCGAAAACAAGATACGCTGGGTTTAGCGCCCACGGTGCCGGCCGATAGCCAGGCGAGGTAGCTCATCGAAGATCGGATCGACATAGCGGGAGATCGCCGGGTGGTGGCCGTCATCGGCGCCGGCAGCTGGGGAACGGCGCTGGCGATCAGTCTGGCCGCCGCCGGCCATGCCGTGCGGATCTGGGCGCGCCGGCCCGAACTGGCGGAAGAGATGACGGATACGCGGCGGAATCGGTTTTACCTCCGGGATGCGCGCCTCCCCGACTCGATCGTGGTCTCGGCGGATGCCGAACGGGTGGTCGCCGGCGCTGACGTCTGGGTTTTCGCCGTCCCGTCGCAGTCGCAGCGCAGCGTCGCCGCGCGCTTCGCGCCGTGGGCCGGCGACGTGCGGGAGGTGGTCTCGGTGGCCAAGGGCATCGAGAACGATACGCTCCTGCTCTCGACGCAGGTGCTCGAACAGGCCCTGCCCGATGTGCCTCCCGATCGCATCGGCGTGCTGTACGGCCCGAGCCACGCTGAGGAAGTAGCCCAGGGGTTGCCGGCGGCGGTCGTGGCCTCGGCCGCCTCGCTGGAGACGGCGCGTGCCATCCAGCGGCTGTTCATGACGCGAAGCCTCCGCGTGTACGTCAATACCGATGTGATCGGCGTGCAAATCGCCGGCTCGGCCAAAAACGTGATGGCGATCGCGGCCGGCATCAGCGACGGCGTGGGCTATGGAGACAACGCCAAGGCCGCGCTCGTGACGCGCGGGATCGCCGAGATGCGGCGTCTCGGGCAGGCGATGGGCGCCGCGATGAGCACCTTTTCCGGCCTCGCCGGCATCGGCGACCTCGTGGTTACGTGCATGAGCGGACTGAGCCGAAACCGGTATGTCGGCGAGCAGATCGGCGAGGGCCGCGGGCTGAAGGACATCGAGGCCGACATGCAGATGGTGGCCGAAGGGGTCCGCACGACGGAGTCCGTGGTGGCGCTCGCCCGCCGGCACGGCATCGAGATGCCCATCTGCGAGTCGGTGCACGCGATCCTGTTCGAGGGCAAAAAACCGCAGGAAGCCGTGAACGCGTTGATGACGCGCTCCGCCAAACACGAGGAGTGGCTGGGGCTGGATGACGAGAGCGCGATGGAGCCGGACGCATAGGATCGGCTTCGGCGCACCATTTTGACAGGATACACCCAAGCATCGGGCTTCGGTATGACGATAGACGAACTGGGCCGGCTGGTCGCCCTCGGCGAGAGCGCCACCCTGGAATTCAAAACGCGCGTGCCCCGGCCCGAGCGCATCGCGAAGGAAGTCATCGCCTTTGCCAATACGCACGGCGGGCGCCTGTTGCTGGGGGTCGATGACGACGGATCGCTGCGCGGCGTGCGCGACTCCGAGGAGGAGGAGTTTGCCCTCCGGGAGGCGTTGGAGGAATACTGCGCGCCGGCGGTGGCCTACTCGATCGAACGCATCTCGCTCAACAAGAAGCGGAACGTCATCCTCGTCAGCATCCCCCAGAGCGAGCTGCGCCCGCATTACCTCATCGATCCGGCCCAGCCCGACGTCAAGACGGCCTACGTCCGGATCGAAGACATGAGCGTCGAGGCGAGCAAGGAAAGCGTGCGGCTCATGCGGGCAAAAAATAACGGCGAAAACGTGATGTTCGAATTTGGCGACAAGGAAAAGGTGCTCATGCGCTATCTTGAGAACTACGGCCGGATCACCGTCGCCCAGTTCGCCAATCTCGTCAACATCCCGAAGAAACGCGCCTCGCAGACGCTCGTGCTCATGGCCCGCGCCAACGTGCTGCGCCTGCACGCGCATCCCGAGAGCGATTATTTCACACTGGCCTACAACCTCAACGGATAGTCGCTCGGGGCTGTTGGCCCGCATCCCAGCATACCGCATCCTGCATCTTGCATCCCGTATCCCAGCATCTTGCATCCCAGCATCTTGCATCCCGCATCTTGCATCCCGCATCCCAGCATCCCGCATCTATTCCCCAGGATGCGCCCGCTAGTTAACACGTAATCCGCAATGCGCATATTGCACATTACTTACACATATTTCTATATTGATCCCCTGGATCAATGATCGGCAACTCGGGTTTGTGATTCCTTTTCGCTCAGGCGGGTGGTTTCTTTGATCGTTGTGTGAGATCGGCTATGCCAGTAGTAGACGTCATTCCATTGCACGAGACCGCGCGGGAGCGGTATCTCAATTATGCGCTCTCGGTGATCACGAGCCGCGCGTTACCCGACATTCGCGACGGCCTCAAACCCGTGCACCGGCGCATCCTGTACGCGATGTACGCGAACCTGCGGCTGTACCCGGACGCGCGGTTCCGGAAGAGCGCCACGGTGGTGGGCGAGGTGATGGGTAAGTATCACCCGCACGGCGACAGCGCGATTTATGAGGCGATGGTGCGCATGGCGCAGCCGTTTTCGCTGCGTT
It includes:
- the plsY gene encoding glycerol-3-phosphate 1-O-acyltransferase PlsY — translated: MVSLVLILGLSYLAGSIPGSLWVGQWIYGVDLRAHGSGNPGATNAFRVLGWKAGLLATLVDMGKGVLAAGLIAGLRIGALPDFLADHALFLRLGAGLAAVIGHMYPVFAGFKGGKGVNTAAGILLAITPWNFVIVLATFAFVLWRTKYVSLSSMTGAAAYPVSLLVMRYGLGWTEIGTPLIVFGAVLALGVLAHTSNIKRLLKGTENKIRWV
- a CDS encoding NAD(P)H-dependent glycerol-3-phosphate dehydrogenase → MVAVIGAGSWGTALAISLAAAGHAVRIWARRPELAEEMTDTRRNRFYLRDARLPDSIVVSADAERVVAGADVWVFAVPSQSQRSVAARFAPWAGDVREVVSVAKGIENDTLLLSTQVLEQALPDVPPDRIGVLYGPSHAEEVAQGLPAAVVASAASLETARAIQRLFMTRSLRVYVNTDVIGVQIAGSAKNVMAIAAGISDGVGYGDNAKAALVTRGIAEMRRLGQAMGAAMSTFSGLAGIGDLVVTCMSGLSRNRYVGEQIGEGRGLKDIEADMQMVAEGVRTTESVVALARRHGIEMPICESVHAILFEGKKPQEAVNALMTRSAKHEEWLGLDDESAMEPDA
- a CDS encoding ATP-binding protein translates to MTIDELGRLVALGESATLEFKTRVPRPERIAKEVIAFANTHGGRLLLGVDDDGSLRGVRDSEEEEFALREALEEYCAPAVAYSIERISLNKKRNVILVSIPQSELRPHYLIDPAQPDVKTAYVRIEDMSVEASKESVRLMRAKNNGENVMFEFGDKEKVLMRYLENYGRITVAQFANLVNIPKKRASQTLVLMARANVLRLHAHPESDYFTLAYNLNG